One segment of Humidesulfovibrio mexicanus DNA contains the following:
- a CDS encoding tetratricopeptide repeat protein: protein MRTPFLTLLALAALCAPLLTGCSPSVRGSMALSSGDYDRALGLYGEALASDPDSIYLRQRIGLTHFAKKDYANAETSFREILSLRPGEPNAAFYLGLSRIGKGERGPALEELQGFSWPDKYYQQKFVREEAERLLRHPDMPAAETISCLKDALEEGRKKQEESEREMTWGLRR, encoded by the coding sequence ATGCGCACCCCGTTCCTGACTCTGCTGGCCCTGGCCGCGCTGTGCGCGCCCCTGCTCACCGGTTGCTCCCCGTCCGTGCGCGGCAGCATGGCCCTGTCCAGCGGAGACTATGACCGGGCGCTGGGCCTCTACGGCGAGGCGCTGGCCAGCGACCCGGACTCCATCTACCTGCGCCAGCGCATCGGGCTGACGCATTTCGCCAAAAAGGACTACGCCAACGCCGAGACCAGCTTCCGGGAGATCCTTTCGCTTCGGCCCGGCGAGCCCAACGCAGCCTTCTACCTGGGCCTGTCCCGCATTGGCAAGGGTGAACGAGGTCCAGCCCTTGAGGAATTGCAGGGCTTCTCCTGGCCGGACAAATACTACCAGCAAAAATTCGTGCGCGAGGAGGCCGAGCGTCTGTTGCGCCACCCGGACATGCCCGCGGCCGAGACCATCTCCTGTCTCAAGGACGCCCTTGAGGAAGGACGCAAGAAGCAGGAGGAGTCGGAGCGCGAGATGACCTGGGGCCTCAGGCGATGA
- a CDS encoding tRNA-specific 2-thiouridylase has translation MTEAEKGALAVAVSGGGDSLAALLALRDAGREVLALHGRFLPAPDERSEAELAVACAGLGVPLHVVDLRREFESLVAAPFAAEYLCGRTPNPCARCNAAMKFGLLLDRALALGAGALATGHFAAAGAHPAYGWALSRGADPVKDQSYFLSLVPRERLMLARFPLAARTKSAARAGLAARGVVPPLPEESQEICFVPGDDYRAFLAARGEALPGPGEARLPDGTLVGRHQGLWRSTIGQRRGLGLSWREPLYVLDKDMARNILVVAPREALLGGGFEAAEANVLVDPALWPDEPLVQTRYRESARPARAELSGGALRVRFVEPHIRPAPGQVAALYDADGVVLAGAIIA, from the coding sequence GTGACAGAGGCGGAGAAGGGCGCGCTGGCCGTAGCCGTGAGCGGCGGCGGGGACAGCCTGGCCGCGCTTCTTGCCCTGCGAGACGCCGGGCGCGAGGTGTTGGCCCTGCATGGGCGCTTTCTGCCCGCTCCCGACGAGCGCTCCGAGGCTGAGCTCGCAGTGGCCTGCGCCGGGCTTGGCGTGCCCCTGCACGTCGTCGACCTGCGCCGGGAGTTCGAGTCGTTGGTGGCGGCCCCCTTTGCAGCGGAGTATCTCTGCGGCCGCACGCCCAACCCCTGCGCGCGCTGCAACGCGGCCATGAAGTTCGGCCTGCTGCTGGACCGGGCCCTGGCCTTGGGCGCCGGGGCCCTCGCTACGGGGCACTTCGCCGCGGCAGGGGCGCATCCTGCGTATGGCTGGGCGCTCTCTCGCGGGGCGGATCCGGTAAAGGACCAGAGCTATTTCCTGTCCCTTGTGCCGCGTGAGCGGCTTATGCTGGCGCGCTTCCCCCTTGCCGCGCGGACCAAGTCGGCCGCGCGGGCCGGGCTTGCCGCTCGCGGGGTGGTCCCCCCGCTGCCGGAGGAGAGCCAGGAGATCTGCTTCGTGCCCGGCGACGACTACCGGGCCTTTCTCGCCGCTCGTGGCGAAGCCCTGCCCGGCCCTGGCGAGGCCCGCCTGCCTGACGGCACGCTTGTGGGACGGCATCAGGGCCTGTGGCGCAGCACCATCGGCCAGCGGCGCGGCCTTGGGCTCTCCTGGCGCGAGCCGCTCTACGTGTTGGACAAGGACATGGCGCGCAACATTCTCGTCGTTGCCCCGCGCGAGGCGCTCCTGGGGGGGGGCTTCGAGGCGGCCGAGGCCAATGTGCTGGTGGACCCGGCCCTGTGGCCGGATGAGCCGCTGGTGCAGACCCGGTATCGCGAGTCCGCCCGGCCCGCGCGGGCGGAACTTTCCGGCGGGGCGCTGCGCGTGCGCTTTGTGGAGCCGCACATCCGCCCCGCGCCGGGGCAGGTGGCCGCGCTTTACGATGCTGACGGCGTGGTGCTGGCCGGGGCGATCATCGCCTGA
- a CDS encoding glycosyltransferase family protein: MAPRTAGLILTYNGERLLERCLAALDFCDTLDVVDSVSTDATVDIARAAGAMVFFRKWEGPDPQFRFALEHLRAMAPKGDWAVSLDQDECLTDALNASIRAAIAALGKAAGFMTLRGLARFLNICVLKSGVLDGRAGFANAVHGAVYAFIKHVRVAEQGDWGAKA, translated from the coding sequence ATGGCTCCCCGCACTGCCGGACTGATTCTGACCTACAACGGCGAGCGTCTGCTTGAACGCTGCCTGGCTGCGCTGGACTTCTGCGACACGCTCGACGTGGTGGATTCCGTAAGCACCGACGCCACGGTGGACATCGCCCGCGCGGCCGGGGCGATGGTGTTCTTCCGCAAGTGGGAGGGGCCGGACCCGCAGTTCCGCTTCGCTCTGGAGCATCTCCGCGCCATGGCGCCTAAGGGGGATTGGGCGGTGAGCCTGGACCAGGACGAATGCCTCACGGATGCGCTTAACGCCTCCATCCGCGCGGCCATTGCCGCGCTCGGAAAGGCGGCGGGCTTCATGACCCTGCGCGGGCTGGCGCGCTTCCTCAACATCTGCGTGCTCAAGTCGGGCGTGCTGGATGGCCGCGCCGGGTTCGCCAACGCGGTGCACGGGGCGGTTTATGCCTTCATCAAGCATGTGCGCGTGGCCGAGCAGGGCGACTGGGGGGCGAAAGCGTGA